The stretch of DNA GGTCCCGGAGCCGGCGAAGAAGTCGAGCACCCGCGCGTCGGCGGGCATGGTGCCCAGGACACGACGCAGCAGGCCGGTGGGCTTCGGCGACTCGAAGACGTGCCCGACCAGCGACTTCAGCTCGGCCACCGCGGTGTCGGTGGACCCCACCTCGGCGGCTGTCCAGATGGTGCGCAGCTTCTTGCGCCGCGGCGTCCCCTCGCCACCGGTCACGTCGAGCCAGTCGCGCTGGAAGACGTCGATCCGCTCCCCCAGCCTGCCGAGGAGCTGTCGACAGACCAGGTCCTCGGTCCGGGCCGCGACCAGCGGCGCGCTCCAGCGCCACACCGCCGGGGAGCCGTCGCCGAAGACCGGCTTGATCTCGACAGCGCCCTCGAACGGCGCCACGTCGACCCGACCCGAGACGGGGTCGCCCCACAGTGGGTAGTGCAGCGTCGGCGCGGTGACCGGGTTGAACTTCTTGTTGGTGTTGCGCAGTGGCAGCCGCCGGTAGCGGCGGCCGTCCTCGGCGACGAGGCGGAAGTCGGCCTCGTCCACCAGGTCGGGCGAGGAGGCGTCCAGCACGCAGGTGCGCGCGTCGAGGGCGTAGACCAGCAGGTACTCGTGCGAGGTGGCGAAGCCCTTGCCGAGCTGACGACCCTTGGCATTGAGGTTCACCACCACCTGCGCCAGGAAGTTGGCCTCGCCGTACACCTCGTCCAGCAGCAGCCGCAGGTAGGCGACCTCGTTGTCGTCGATCGAGACGTAGAGCGCCGATCCGGGCGCCATCACGGCACGGGCAGCCTCCAGCCGGGGGCGCATCATCGCCACCCACGCCTCGTGCCTGCCCTTGCGCCGCCCGTCGGCGCCGCGCAGGTCGTCGCTGTAGGAGAAGGCGCTGCCGGTGTTGTAGGGCGGGTCGATGTAGACGAGGTCGAACGTCTCGCCCGCCTCGGCGAGCCCGCGCAGCACGTCGAGGTTGTCGCCTTCGATGAAGGTGTTCCACGGCCGCACATGCCGAACCCTATGCGGCCGGGCCGTGCCGGCGTTGCGACGCACCGGCATAGTGAGGACATGGGTAGGTGGACCCGTTCGACGCCGACGCTGATGCTCGCCTCGCTCGTGTTCACGGTGGGCATCCTGCTGGTCGTTCCGACGGCGGTCGGCCAGCAGTTCCGGGGGTTGATCCACTTCCGTCAGCCCAGCCGGATCCTGCCGGCGGTACCGCTGCCGGCCGAGCACGGCCCCTACGCGTTCGAGCAGACCCAGCCCGGGAGCGACGATCCGGTCACGTACAACCCGTGCAAGCGGATCGAGTACGTCGTGAACCCGGCCGGCGGACCGCCCGACGCGCTCGCCTTCATCTCCGCGGCGGTGGCCACCGTCAGTCGGGCATCGGGACTGGCCTTCCAGGACGACGGCACCACCGCGGACACCGACTTCGAGCACCGCAGTGCCGGTGATCCGGTGCTGATCGGCTTCGTCGAGCCGGGCGAGATCAAGGGCATGAGCGTGGAGAGCGGTCACATCGGCCTGGGCGGCAGCACGGCGTACGACGTCGGCTTCGGCCACCGGGCCTATCGCACGGGCATGGTGGCGCTGCGCTCGGACTGGTTCGACACCGGCGAGGTGAGCCGGGCCGAGAAGCAGGCGGTGGTCATGCACGAGCTGGGCCACGTGCTCGGTCTGGACCACGTCAAGGACCCGCACCAGCTGATGGCGGCCGAGAACACCGGCCTGACCACGCTCGGGCCGGGTGACCGCGAGGGGCTCGCACTGCTCGGGCGCGGCGCCTGCCGGTGACCACTCGACCGGCGATAGGTGACCACTGGAGCCGCGGTAGGTGACGTCTGGGGCGTGCGGTCTGGGAGGGTGAGGCATGCCCCGCTTCAGCCGTGCCGAGCTCGAGTCGTTCCGCGACGCCCGCGTGCCCGATCTCCTCCCGCACCCCGGTCAGGACCTCAGACTGCTCTTCGTCGGCATCAACCCCGGGCTGTGGACAGCCGCGACGCAGACGCATTTCGCGCACCCGGTCAACCGGTTCTATCCGGCGCTGCTGGCGGCCGGCGTCATCACGCGTCCGATCGACCCCGCTGCCGGGATGAGCGAGAAGGACCGCGAGCACCTGCGCGGTCGCGGGATCGGCATCTCCAACCTCGCCCACCGCGCCACCGCCCGTGCCGACGAGCTGAGCAAGGAGGAGCTGCGTGCCGGGGCCGAGGTCCTCACCGCCCTGGTCATCGAGCGCCGGCCCCGGGTGGTGGCGGTCGCCGGGATCACGGCGTACCGGACGGCCTTCGGCCTGCCGAAGGCGATCCTCGGCCGCCAGCCGACGACCCTCGGCGAGGCCGAGCTGTGGGTGGTGCCCAACCCGAGCGGCCTCAACGCCCACGAGACGGTCGCCTCGCTCGCCCAGGCGTACGGCGCCGCAGCCCGCGCGGCCGGCGTGATCAGCTGACCGACGCCAGCACGCCGAAGGCGACCATCCGGTTGTCGGTGTGGAACAGCTCGCTGCAGGTGGTGAGCGTGAGCAGGCGCTGTCCGGCCCGCTGGGCCGGCTCCACGCCGCCCTCGGGGTTGGTCGGCAGCGCCGCCGTGACCCAGGTCGAGGTGAACGGCACCACCAGCGCGTCCCCAGCGCTGGTGAGTCGGTAGGTGTAGGTGGCGGCCCTGGTCTGCACGATCACCCGGTCGCCGACCCTCAGGTCCGGCATCCGGCGCAGCGGCTCGCCGTGGGTGATGCGGTGCGCCGCGAGCGCGTAGTTGCCGACCTGGCCGGGACCGACGGCGCCGCTGAAGTGCCCGAAGCCGGTGGCCAGGACCGCATCGGAGGTGCCCTCCAGCACCGGCACCGCGTAGGACGCGCCGAAGCGCGGGATCCGGATGATGGCGTCGGCGTCGCCCCAGCGGGTGCGCACCGATCCGTCCCCGTCGTGCCAGGCCTGACGGAGCGCGCCGACCGCCTGGTCGCGGTGCCGGTGGCTGACCCAGGTCGTGCCCCAGAACTCCCACGCCACGTAGCCCAGCAGCGCGAGCCCCGCCGCTACCAGCGCCAGTCCGGGCCAGAGCAGCAGCCGGCGACGTCTTCCCACGGCACCATCCTCGCCGACCCGTCCCCCGCCGACCGCAAGGGCTCGCTGGAGCACGACGGGGGCGTGGCCCGCAGACCACGCCCCCGCCGGTGCCTTCGGACTAGCGGACGACCTTGAGCACCACCGCCCGGCTGGTGGCCGGCGCGTACGACGCGTCACCGGCGACGTACACCTTGATGCGGTGCTTGCCCTTGGCGAGCCTGGGCAGCTTGACCGAGCCGTGGGCGGAGTCGAGCGTGGCCGAGGTCAGGATCCTCTTGCCGTCGTACACCAGCACGGTGTGCGTGCCGGCGACCGCGCCCGTCGAGGAGATCCCCACCGTGAGCCTGGCCCGGTGTCCGACCCGCACCTTCTTCTTGGCCAGCTTCACCGTCACGCTCGGTCGTGCGTACCGGACCGTCAGCGTCGCCGTCGCCGTGCTGGCGGCGACCTCCGTCGACCCGGCGTAGGTAGCTGTCACGACGTAGGTGCCGACCCCGATCCCGGCCGGCACCGCCACGGTCGCCTTGCCGCCGGCGAGGGTGCCCGTGACCGTCTTGCCGGCGACCTGCACCGTGACGGTCCCGGTGGGCTTCGCGTCGCTGGCGACCGTCACCGTCGCCGAGGTCGTCGAGCCGTAGGTGATCGCCGTGCTCGCCAGCGACAGACCCGTCGTCGACGCCGCCGCTCCGGCGAACGCCAAGGCGGGCGCGAACGTGGTGTG from Nocardioides sp. BP30 encodes:
- a CDS encoding class E sortase codes for the protein MGRRRRLLLWPGLALVAAGLALLGYVAWEFWGTTWVSHRHRDQAVGALRQAWHDGDGSVRTRWGDADAIIRIPRFGASYAVPVLEGTSDAVLATGFGHFSGAVGPGQVGNYALAAHRITHGEPLRRMPDLRVGDRVIVQTRAATYTYRLTSAGDALVVPFTSTWVTAALPTNPEGGVEPAQRAGQRLLTLTTCSELFHTDNRMVAFGVLASVS
- a CDS encoding site-specific DNA-methyltransferase; translation: MRPWNTFIEGDNLDVLRGLAEAGETFDLVYIDPPYNTGSAFSYSDDLRGADGRRKGRHEAWVAMMRPRLEAARAVMAPGSALYVSIDDNEVAYLRLLLDEVYGEANFLAQVVVNLNAKGRQLGKGFATSHEYLLVYALDARTCVLDASSPDLVDEADFRLVAEDGRRYRRLPLRNTNKKFNPVTAPTLHYPLWGDPVSGRVDVAPFEGAVEIKPVFGDGSPAVWRWSAPLVAARTEDLVCRQLLGRLGERIDVFQRDWLDVTGGEGTPRRKKLRTIWTAAEVGSTDTAVAELKSLVGHVFESPKPTGLLRRVLGTMPADARVLDFFAGSGTTGHAVALQNLADGGRRTCLSVNHAEPTRVGSNAERAGLATVAEITRARLRAVAETVGGGLEERDAAAR
- a CDS encoding matrixin family metalloprotease, with translation MGRWTRSTPTLMLASLVFTVGILLVVPTAVGQQFRGLIHFRQPSRILPAVPLPAEHGPYAFEQTQPGSDDPVTYNPCKRIEYVVNPAGGPPDALAFISAAVATVSRASGLAFQDDGTTADTDFEHRSAGDPVLIGFVEPGEIKGMSVESGHIGLGGSTAYDVGFGHRAYRTGMVALRSDWFDTGEVSRAEKQAVVMHELGHVLGLDHVKDPHQLMAAENTGLTTLGPGDREGLALLGRGACR
- a CDS encoding mismatch-specific DNA-glycosylase — translated: MPRFSRAELESFRDARVPDLLPHPGQDLRLLFVGINPGLWTAATQTHFAHPVNRFYPALLAAGVITRPIDPAAGMSEKDREHLRGRGIGISNLAHRATARADELSKEELRAGAEVLTALVIERRPRVVAVAGITAYRTAFGLPKAILGRQPTTLGEAELWVVPNPSGLNAHETVASLAQAYGAAARAAGVIS